In a single window of the Panthera leo isolate Ple1 chromosome A1, P.leo_Ple1_pat1.1, whole genome shotgun sequence genome:
- the LOC122229813 gene encoding LOW QUALITY PROTEIN: olfactory receptor 2B2-like (The sequence of the model RefSeq protein was modified relative to this genomic sequence to represent the inferred CDS: inserted 1 base in 1 codon), whose translation MCFPRTIVLLGFSDYPWLDVPLFGVVLVSYILTLIGNSSIIFLSTVEPRVQTPMYFFLGNLSVLDLCVTCAIVPQLLANLWGPEKTIPSWGCITQAYIFHWTGCTECALLAVMAFDRYVAICQPLWYTLIMRPWVCVQLATAAWSSGLANSILQTTLTLQLHHTLDHFFCEVPVLIKLACGDTTANELSLAIGAIPFALMSPLLVLISYXIVKAVLKLPSADKRYKALSTCSSHLVVVIMYFGPAICMYLQPPANSTRAKFMSFFYCVIIPLLNPLIYTRRNKDVKRMWKRIVQPQSEVKS comes from the exons ATGTGTTTCCCTAGAACTATTGTGTTGTTGGGCTTCTCAGATTATCCATGGCTAGATGTGCCCCTCTTTGGAGTGGTCCTGGTCTCTTACATCCTCACCCTGATAGGGAACAGCTCCATCATCTTTCTTTCCACGGTGGAGCCCAGAGTCCAGAcccccatgtatttcttcctgggCAATCTCTCTGTACTGGACCTTTGTGTCACCTGCGCCATTGTGCCCCAGCTTCTGGCAAACCTCTGGGGACCAGAGAAGACAATTCCTTCCTGGGGCTGCATCACCCAGGCCTACATCTTCCACTGGACAGGATGCACTGAATGTGCTCTGCTGGCAGTAATGGCTTTTGATCGCTATGTGGCTATCTGTCAGCCCCTCTGGTACACTCTTATCATGAGGCCCTGGGTGTGTGTGCAACTGGCAACTGCTGCCTGGTCCAGTGGCCTGGCAAATTCAATACTCCAAACTACGCTTACTCTCCAGCTCCACCACACACTTGACCACTTCTTCTGTGAAGTACCTGTTCTGATCAAGCTGGCCTGTGGTGATACCACTGCTAATGAGCTGTCTCTGGCCATTGGAGCCATCCCTTTTGCACTGAtgtctcctctgcttgtgctaaTCTCCT ACATTGTCAAGGCTGTGTTGAAGTTACCTTCAGCTGACAAAAGGTACAAGGCTCTCAGCACATGCAGCTCCCACTTGGTGGTTGTCATCATGTACTTTGGACCAGCCATCTGCATGTACCTCCAACCCCCTGCAAATAGCACCCGGGCCAAGTTCATGTCCTTCTTCTACTGTGTTATCATCCCACTGCTCAACCCACTCATCTACACTCGGAGAAACAAGGATGTGAAGAGAATGTGGAAAAGGATTGTACAACCTCAGAGTGAGGTAAAATCCTAA